A section of the Malus sylvestris chromosome 17, drMalSylv7.2, whole genome shotgun sequence genome encodes:
- the LOC126611826 gene encoding fructose-bisphosphate aldolase 6, cytosolic-like translates to MSAYRGKYADELIANAAYIGTPGKGILAADESNGIIGKRFASINVENVQSNRRALRELLFTAPDVLQYLSGVILFEETLYQKTTSGKPFVDVLKERGVLPRIKVDQGTVELAGTNGETITQGLDGLAQCCQKYYEVGARFVKWRAVLKISPIEPSQLSIQENANGLAHYAIICQENGLVPIVEPEILVNGPHSINKCADMTERVLIACYKAFSDHYVLLEGTLLKPNMVTLRFDAKKASPEVIAEYTVRALLRTTYVAVSAVVFLSGGQSKDEATLNLNAMNQLKGNKPWFLSFSFRRALQHSTLKAWAGKEENIPKAHVALLTRAKANSEATFGIYKGDAKLGEGQGWGGAGKEGSLGRYVSDFGFA, encoded by the coding sequence ATGTCTGCTTACAGAGGCAAATACGCTGATGAGCTTATCGCCAATGCTGCCTACATCGGGACCCCTGGAAAGGGTATTCTTGCTGCTGATGAGTCAAATGGCATAATCGGCAAACGTTTTGCTAGCATCAATGTTGAGAATGTTCAATCAAATAGACGTGCTCTTCGCGAACTCCTTTTCACTGCCCCTGATGTGCTCCAATACCTTAGTGGAGTTATCCTCTTTGAGGAAACCCTCTACCAGAAGACCACTTCAGGCAAGCCATTCGTTGATGTCTTGAAGGAAAGAGGTGTTCTCCCTAGAATTAAGGTCGACCAGGGTACCGTTGAGCTTGCCGGAACCAATGGTGAGACCATAACCCAGGGTCTTGATGGCCTTGCCCAGTGTTGCCAGAAGTACTATGAAGTTGGTGCACGGTTCGTAAAGTGGCGTGCTGTGCTTAAGATTAGCCCTATTGAACCATCTCAGCTGTCCATCCAAGAGAATGCCAACGGGTTAGCTCATTATGCCATCATCTGCCAGGAGAATGGCCTAGTCCCCATTGTTGAGCCAGAGATCCTGGTTAATGGACCACATTCCATCAATAAGTGTGCAGATATGACCGAACGTGTTCTTATCGCATGCTATAAGGCATTTAGCGACCACTATGTCCTGCTTGAAGGGACTCTCTTGAAACCCAACATGGTTACCCTAAGATTTGATGCCAAGAAGGCTTCACCAGAAGTGATTGCTGAGTACACAGTTCGTGCCTTGTTGCGCACTACCTATGTAGCTGTCTCTGCTGTTGTGTTCTTATCCGGTGGACAGAGTAAGGATGAGGCTACCCTCAACCTTAACGCAATGAACCAACTCAAAGGAAATAAGCCGTGGTTTCTATCCTTCTCCTTTAGACGTGCTCTTCAGCATAGCACACTGAAGGCATGGGCAGGGAAAGAGGAAAACATCCCAAAGGCACATGTTGCTCTCCTCACAAGGGCCAAGGCCAACTCAGAAGCTACTTTTGGAATCTACAAGGGTGATGCCAAACTCGGTGAGGGACAAGGATGGGGAGGAGCTGGAAAAGAAGGATCTCTGGGAAGGTACGTTTCGGATTTCGGATTTGCATGA